A segment of the Pseudomonadota bacterium genome:
ACAGAGGGATCGAGGCGCCCGATGCGAAACCGCTTCTGCCCATGCCCAGGCCGATCTACGTTTGCGCGGCGCACATCGCTTCGCTTCTCACCGCCCTCACACGCACCCCCGCCGTCGCACAGGCCCCTGCGACGCCCGCGCCCCTCCGCGCCGCTGCCCAGGCAGTGCCTTCGCCCACGCCCCAGACGGTCGCGCCCAAGACCGCGCCAGCCCCTGTGCGCGCACGCCTCACCGTGAGCCAGGCCGTGGCCAACGCCCAGGCCCAGAGCCCCATCATCGCGGCCGCCCGCAAGAACGTCGAGGTGTCGGTAGCCCAGCTCAATCAGGCCTATTCCACCTACTACCCCAACCTCTCGCTGAGCAGCAGCTACCAGCACGCCTACTCCGAGAGCACGGTCACCGTGAACGGCAACAGCGTCGATCCCTCGACCGGATCGCTGGTCTTCAGCAAGAGCAACAAGACCCAGGCGAGCTCTCGCGACACCATCACCGGATCGACGAGCCTGACCCAGACCCTGTACGACTTCGGACAGCGCACCTTGCAGGTGCGCGCTGCCGAGCAGAACGTGGCCGCGCTGAAGAACCAGCTGGCCGGCAAACGGAATGACGTGACCTTGAACGTGCGCCAGCAGTTCTTCTCCGCATTCGTGAACCAGGTTCTGGTGAAGATCAACGAGCAGGCGGTGGCCAGCAACACCGAGCATGTGCGGCAGGCCGAAGAGCTGTATCGCGCAGGCACGAAGGCACGGGTCGACATCACCATGGCCCAGGCCAACCTCGCTACCGCTCGCTTCAACCTGGTGAAAGCGCAGGGCGCGCTTCGCACCGCCTGGGTGAATCTCAACGTGGCCATGGGAGCGCCCCGAGACACCCCGTACGACCTCGACCTCGAGCAGACCGATGACGTGCCGGTCTCCCTTGACACCCCACGCCTGCTGCAGATCGCGCTCGCCCGGCGCCCCGACCTGCTGGCCCTGCTGGCCCAGATGCGCGCCACCCTGTGCACCCTCGAACTGCAGTACCGCCTGAACCTGCCGGTGTTCAGCGCCTCGGTGTCGTACGGCTACACCGGCGTGCCCTCGCCCCTCGACGTGTTCTGGAACGGGGGCGTGAGCCTTCGGTGGAGCGTGTTCAACGGCTTCCTCACGCACTACCAGGCCAGCCAGTACCGCGCCCAGGCCGAGTCGCAGGCGTTGCAGCTCGAGAACCTGCGCCTCACCGTGTTCGGTCAGGTCGAGAATGACTGCATCGCGTTCGAGCAGGCGCGCATCGCGGTCGACACGGCCCAGGTGGGCGTCACCAACGCCCAGGAGAACTACCGCCTCGCGCGCGAGCGATACGCCGTGGGGCTGGGCAGCAGCGTCGACTTCATCGACGCCCAGACCACCCTCACCCAGGCACAGTCGAACCTTGCCACAGCCCAGAGCGACCTGCGCACGGCCCGAGCCCAGCTCGAGCGCGACACCGCCGTCGAGAGCATCAAGGACCTGCCCCCGCCGGCATCTCCCATCGTGCCGGAACGCATCCCCGGGAGCACGTTGAAGCTCCCCGACGTCCCCACCCCGCGCCCGGATTCCGCGACGAACCTCCAAGAGAGACGGCCATGAAGATCACCTTGCACCCCAACCTCCACCGCACCGATCCCTGCGAGCACGCGCGACGCTCCGCTCGCCACGGCCGCGCGACCCGTGCCGTCATCATTGTGATGACGGTCATCGTGGCCCTGGGCGCAGCCTGGATGTGGATGCGCCCCACGAGCACGAAGGCCGCCGTGGAGTACGAGACGGGTCTCGTAACGCGAGGCGAGGTGAGCTCGCACGTCACGGCCACCGGCACCCTGAACGCGGTCACCGCCCTCGAGGTGG
Coding sequences within it:
- a CDS encoding TolC family protein, which gives rise to RGIEAPDAKPLLPMPRPIYVCAAHIASLLTALTRTPAVAQAPATPAPLRAAAQAVPSPTPQTVAPKTAPAPVRARLTVSQAVANAQAQSPIIAAARKNVEVSVAQLNQAYSTYYPNLSLSSSYQHAYSESTVTVNGNSVDPSTGSLVFSKSNKTQASSRDTITGSTSLTQTLYDFGQRTLQVRAAEQNVAALKNQLAGKRNDVTLNVRQQFFSAFVNQVLVKINEQAVASNTEHVRQAEELYRAGTKARVDITMAQANLATARFNLVKAQGALRTAWVNLNVAMGAPRDTPYDLDLEQTDDVPVSLDTPRLLQIALARRPDLLALLAQMRATLCTLELQYRLNLPVFSASVSYGYTGVPSPLDVFWNGGVSLRWSVFNGFLTHYQASQYRAQAESQALQLENLRLTVFGQVENDCIAFEQARIAVDTAQVGVTNAQENYRLARERYAVGLGSSVDFIDAQTTLTQAQSNLATAQSDLRTARAQLERDTAVESIKDLPPPASPIVPERIPGSTLKLPDVPTPRPDSATNLQERRP